A genomic window from Cotesia glomerata isolate CgM1 linkage group LG7, MPM_Cglom_v2.3, whole genome shotgun sequence includes:
- the LOC123268845 gene encoding mitogen-activated protein kinase kinase kinase 7-like, whose translation MMAKLISQKLIVGDFKPPNLLLILGGRTLKICDFGTACDLNMTNNKGSAAWMALEVFDGSRYIEECDIFSWGVILWEILARRKPFDDIGGSAYRIMWAVHVGQRPPLIEDCPNRKFNHQVLE comes from the exons atgaTGGCGAAACTAATTTCGCAGAAGCTGATCGTTGG AGATTTTAAACcaccaaatttattattaattcttgGTGGAAGAACGCTAAAAATCTGCGACTTTGGTACGGCTTGTGACTTGAACATGACAAATAACAAAGGCTCTGCAGCATGGATGGCACTAGAAGTATTTGATGGCTCGCGTTACATTGAAGAATGTGATATATTCAGTTGGGGGGTGATATTGTGGGAGATATTGGCCCGTCGAAAACCATTCGATGATATTGGTGGATCTGCGTATCGCATCATGTGGGCAGTACATGTTGGACAACGACCACCTCTTATTGAAGATTGTCccaatagaaaatttaatcaccag GTGTTGGAGTAA
- the LOC123269320 gene encoding probable DNA replication complex GINS protein PSF3, with amino-acid sequence MMLHKQISLPSRVDIFMKAHLKILIGGIKIFQAKLAKFMDEMANIQTNLDDDDVGSENIDEKFQNESCYENWMGFGKDPKHQKFNWVNSDNSSKINKNNENLKDENLNDENLNDENLNDEDLNYQSISETNENNLDMSDTKESSIITSNLNDSIAKDHSYHLSSSPLVEIKIEKLDPVIINQEKKNKHEGKYFKPCPDIKLINDGIVKKIESGKKGNNIIIRKNTKIIRNLLLNGNVSGPIKIGNDSWFAFNTCPFDSIAQLIYSAALENPKFFNF; translated from the coding sequence ATGATGTTGCATAAGCAAATTTCTCTTCCATCTCGGGttgatattttcatgaaaGCTCATCTTAAGATCCTTATTGGTGgtataaaaatattccaaGCAAAATTAGCTAAATTTATGGATGAAATGGCTAACATTCAAACTAATTTAGATGACGATGACGTGGGAAGTGAAAatattgacgaaaaatttcaaaatgagTCTTGCTACGAAAACTGGATGGGATTTGGAAAAGACCCAAAAcatcaaaaattcaattgggTTAATTCTGATAACTCTTctaagattaataaaaataatgaaaatttaaaggaTGAAAACTTAAATGATGAAAActtaaatgatgaaaatttaaatgatgaaGATTTGAATTATCAGAGTATCTctgaaacaaatgaaaataatttagatatGTCAGACACCAAAGAAAGTAGTATCATAACatcaaatttaaatgattCTATTGCTAAAGACCATAGTTATCATTTGTCAAGTTCACCGTTAgtggaaataaaaatagaaaaattagatCCTGTTATcattaatcaagaaaaaaaaaacaaacacgAGGGTAAATACTTCAAACCTTGTCCTGATATAAAACTTATAAATGAtggaattgttaaaaaaattgaatcaggAAAAAAAGGCAACAATATAATTATacgaaaaaatactaaaataataagaaatcttttattgaaCGGGAATGTATCTGGTCCAATAAAAATCGGTAATGATAGCTGGTTCGCATTTAATACATGCCCGTTCGATAGTATTGCTCAACTAATATATAGTGCTgctttggaaaatccaaaatttttcaatttttaa